A region of Pseudorasbora parva isolate DD20220531a chromosome 14, ASM2467924v1, whole genome shotgun sequence DNA encodes the following proteins:
- the LOC137040626 gene encoding ephrin type-B receptor 3-like isoform X2, whose product MTMDYLLFLCGVLLPLSSAVEETLMDTKWATTELAWTSHPETGWEEVSGYDDAMNPIRTYQVCNVRELNQNNWLRSDFIPRKDVLRVYVEMKFTVRDCNSIPNIPGSCKETFNLFYYESDSDSATATSPFWMENPYVKVDTIAPDESFSMLESGRVNTKIRSFGPLSKAGFYLAFQDLGACMSLISVRVFYKKCSTTIANFAVFPETATGAEATSLVIAPGTCVPNALEVSVPLKLYCNGDGEWMVPVGSCTCMPGFEPAVKETQCQACSPGTFKSKQGEGFCSPCPPNSRTSSGAASICSCRTGYYRADNDSPDSGCTTVPSAPRSVISSVNETSLILEWSDPREQGGREDLLYNVICKKCLPERGTCTRCDDNVDISPRHLGLTERHVTVRNLQAHTQYSFEIQAVNGVSNKSPYAPQFASVNITTNQAAPSAVPTVHLMGASANTMSLSWLPPEKPNGIILDYEIKYHEKDQGEAIAHTMTAQRSSARIEGLKPGTPYVVQVRARTVAGYGRYSSPTDFSTNHQPDADKTLQEQLPLIVGSLTAGLVFIIVVVVIAIVCLRKQRNGSESEYTEKLQQYITPGMKVYIDPFTYEDPNEAIREFAKEIDVSCVKIEEVIGAGNQQHKLLSNRGKTARHTQAIPLEDFTPSGEFGEVCRGRLKLPGRREIIVAIKTLKAGYTERQRRDFLSEASIMGQFDHPNIIRLEGVVTKSRPVMIVTEFMENGALDSFLRLNDGQFTVIQLVGMLRGIAAGMKYLSDMNYVHRDLAARNILVNSNLVCKVSDFGLSRFLEDDPTDPTYTSSLGGKIPIRWTAPEAIAYRKFTSASDVWSYGIVMWEVMSYGERPYWDMSNQDVINAVEQDYRLPPPMDCPTALHQLMLDCWVKERNLRPKFSQIVNTLDKLIRNAASLKVVTSTHSGASQPLLDRCVPDYTTFTTVGDWLDAIKMSRYRDNFLNAGFASFDLVAQMTAEDLLRIGVTLAGHQKKILGSIQDMRLQMNQTLPVQV is encoded by the exons aAACACTTATGGACACCAAATGGGCCACCACTGAACTGGCATGGACCTCACATCCTGAGACTGGG TGGGAGGAAGTTAGCGGTTACGACGATGCCATGAACCCCATCCGAACATACCAAGTGTGCAATGTTCGTGAGCTCAACCAGAACAATTGGCTGCGCAGCGACTTCATCCCTCGAAAGGATGTTCTCCGTGTTTATGTGGAGATGAAGTTCACTGTACGAGATTGCAACAGTATTCCCAACATTCCAGGATCATGTAAAGAGACCTTCAATCTGTTCTACTATGAGTCCGACTCAGATTCAGCCACCGCCACCAGTCCTTTTTGGATGGAGAATCCGTACGTTAAGGTGGACACCATTGCTCCTGATGAGAGCTTCTCTATGTTGGAGTCTGGTCGGGTCAACACCAAGATTCGCAGCTTTGGTCCACTTTCCAAGGCCGGCTTCTATCTGGCTTTCCAGGACCTGGGCGCCTGCATGTCTTTGATCTCTGTCCGAGTTTTTTACAAGAAGTGTTCCACGACCATTGCCAATTTTGCCGTCTTCCCAGAGACAGCCACAGGAGCCGAGGCCACGTCACTAGTCATTGCCCCTGGCACTTGTGTGCCAAATGCTCTGGAGGTGTCTGTACCTCTGAAACTCTACTGCAATGGGGATGGAGAGTGGATGGTTCCTGTAGGTTCCTGTACTTGCATGCCTGGATTCGAGCCTGCAGTTAAGGAGACGCAGTGTCAAG CTTGCAGTCCAGGCACCTTCAAGTCCAAGCAGGGTGAAGGCTTCTGCTCCCCGTGTCCGCCCAACAGTCGAACAAGTTCTGGAGCCGCCAGCATCTGCTCCTGCAGGACAGGCTACTATCGGGCGGACAATGACTCACCTGACTCAGGATGTACCA CTGTGCCCTCAGCTCCACGCAGTGTCATCTCAAGCGTAAATGAGACATCGCTTATACTTGAGTGGAGCGATCCACGTGAACAAGGTGGAAGGGAGGACCTTCTCTACAACGTCATCTGTAAGAAATGTCTGCCCGAACGTGGTACCTGCACACGGTGTGATGACAATGTGGATATCTCTCCACGCCACCTCGGGCTTACTGAGAGACACGTGACGGTCAGAAACCTTCAGGCTCACACCCAGTACAGCTTTGAGATTCAGGCCGTCAATGGAGTCTCCAACAAGAGTCCCTATGCACCGCAGTTTGCCTCTGTTAACATCACCACCAACCAGGCTG CTCCCTCTGCAGTTCCTACTGTCCACCTGatgggggcctcagccaacacCATGAGTCTTTCCTGGCTCCCCCCTGAAAAACCAAATGGCATCATCTTGGATTACGAGATTAAATACCATGAGAAG GACCAGGGAGAAGCTATTGCCCACACCATGACAGCCCAGCGTAGCTCTGCACGCATTGAGGGTTTGAAGCCAGGCACGCCGTATGTGGTGCAGGTTCGAGCCCGAACGGTGGCAGGGTATGGCCGCTATAGCAGTCCTACCGACTTCAGCACCAACCACCAGC CTGATGCAGACAAGACTCTACAGGAGCAGTTACCCCTCATTGTGGGCTCTCTAACAGCTGGGCTGGTGTTCATCATTGTTGTAGTTGTTATTGCCATTGTCTGCCTCAG GAAGCAACGCAATGGCTCAGAATCAGAATACACAGAAAAACTGCAACAATACA TCACTCCGGGGATGAAGGTCTACATTGACCCATTCACCTACGAGGACCCAAATGAGGCCATCCGCGAGTTTGCCAAAGAGATTGACGTCTCCTGTGTGAAAATCGAGGAGGTCATTGGCGCAGGTAACCAACAACACAAGCTCCTGAGCAACAGGGGGAAGACAGCTAGGCACACCCAGGCCATACCTTTAGAGGACTTCACACCAAGCG GAGAGTTTGGAGAGGTGTGCCGTGGTCGTCTGAAGCTCCCTGGACGACGTGAGATCATTGTGGCCATCAAGACTCTGAAGGCAGGCTACACAGAGCGCCAAAGAAGAGACTTCCTGAGTGAGGCCAGCATCATGGGCCAGTTTGATCATCCTAATATTATTCGCCTGGAAGGAGTGGTGACAAAGAGTCGGCCTGTCATGATTGTCACAGAATTCATGGAGAACGGAGCACTGGATTCTTTTCTCCGG CTAAATGATGGACAGTTCACAGTCATCCAGCTCGTCGGTATGTTGAGAGGCATTGCAGCTGGCATGAAATATCTGTCAGACATGAACTACGTGCACCGTGATCTGGCTGCTCGTAACATTTTGGTCAACAGCAACCTGGTGTGTAAGGTGTCCGATTTTGGTCTTTCTCGTTTCTTGGAGGATGATCCCACTGACCCCACCTACACCAGCTCATTG GGAGGAAAGATCCCTATTCGCTGGACAGCCCCAGAAGCTATTGCTTATAGGAAGTTCACCTCAGCCAGTGATGTCTGGAGCTACGGCATTGTGATGTGGGAGGTGATGTCTTACGGCGAGCGCCCATACTGGGACATGAGCAACCAAGAT GTGATCAATGCAGTGGAGCAGGACTACCGACTGCCCCCGCCCATGGACTGCCCTACTGCCTTGCATCAACTTATGCTAGACTGCTGGGTGAAAGAAAGAAACTTAAGACCTAAGTTCTCCCAGATCGTCAACACCCTGGACAAACTTATTCGCAATGCCGCCAGCCTTAAGGTGGTCACCAGCACACATTCTGG GGCCTCCCAGCCGCTCCTCGACCGCTGTGTGCCTGACTATACCACCTTCACCACTGTGGGCGACTGGCTGGATGCCATCAAGATGAGCCGCTACCGAGACAACTTCCTCAATGCTGGCTTTGCTTCTTTTGACTTGGTTGCCCAGATGACTGCAGA AGATCTCTTACGGATAGGCGTGACATTAGCCGGCCACCAAAAGAAGATTCTCGGCAGCATTCAAGACATGAGACTGCAAATGAACCAAACGCTGCCCGTCCAGGTCTGA
- the LOC137040626 gene encoding ephrin type-B receptor 3-like isoform X3, producing the protein MTMDYLLFLCGVLLPLSSAVEETLMDTKWATTELAWTSHPETGWEEVSGYDDAMNPIRTYQVCNVRELNQNNWLRSDFIPRKDVLRVYVEMKFTVRDCNSIPNIPGSCKETFNLFYYESDSDSATATSPFWMENPYVKVDTIAPDESFSMLESGRVNTKIRSFGPLSKAGFYLAFQDLGACMSLISVRVFYKKCSTTIANFAVFPETATGAEATSLVIAPGTCVPNALEVSVPLKLYCNGDGEWMVPVGSCTCMPGFEPAVKETQCQACSPGTFKSKQGEGFCSPCPPNSRTSSGAASICSCRTGYYRADNDSPDSGCTTVPSAPRSVISSVNETSLILEWSDPREQGGREDLLYNVICKKCLPERGTCTRCDDNVDISPRHLGLTERHVTVRNLQAHTQYSFEIQAVNGVSNKSPYAPQFASVNITTNQAAPSAVPTVHLMGASANTMSLSWLPPEKPNGIILDYEIKYHEKDQGEAIAHTMTAQRSSARIEGLKPGTPYVVQVRARTVAGYGRYSSPTDFSTNHQPDADKTLQEQLPLIVGSLTAGLVFIIVVVVIAIVCLRKQRNGSESEYTEKLQQYKSPIVTPGMKVYIDPFTYEDPNEAIREFAKEIDVSCVKIEEVIGAGEFGEVCRGRLKLPGRREIIVAIKTLKAGYTERQRRDFLSEASIMGQFDHPNIIRLEGVVTKSRPVMIVTEFMENGALDSFLRLNDGQFTVIQLVGMLRGIAAGMKYLSDMNYVHRDLAARNILVNSNLVCKVSDFGLSRFLEDDPTDPTYTSSLGGKIPIRWTAPEAIAYRKFTSASDVWSYGIVMWEVMSYGERPYWDMSNQDVINAVEQDYRLPPPMDCPTALHQLMLDCWVKERNLRPKFSQIVNTLDKLIRNAASLKVVTSTHSGASQPLLDRCVPDYTTFTTVGDWLDAIKMSRYRDNFLNAGFASFDLVAQMTAEDLLRIGVTLAGHQKKILGSIQDMRLQMNQTLPVQV; encoded by the exons aAACACTTATGGACACCAAATGGGCCACCACTGAACTGGCATGGACCTCACATCCTGAGACTGGG TGGGAGGAAGTTAGCGGTTACGACGATGCCATGAACCCCATCCGAACATACCAAGTGTGCAATGTTCGTGAGCTCAACCAGAACAATTGGCTGCGCAGCGACTTCATCCCTCGAAAGGATGTTCTCCGTGTTTATGTGGAGATGAAGTTCACTGTACGAGATTGCAACAGTATTCCCAACATTCCAGGATCATGTAAAGAGACCTTCAATCTGTTCTACTATGAGTCCGACTCAGATTCAGCCACCGCCACCAGTCCTTTTTGGATGGAGAATCCGTACGTTAAGGTGGACACCATTGCTCCTGATGAGAGCTTCTCTATGTTGGAGTCTGGTCGGGTCAACACCAAGATTCGCAGCTTTGGTCCACTTTCCAAGGCCGGCTTCTATCTGGCTTTCCAGGACCTGGGCGCCTGCATGTCTTTGATCTCTGTCCGAGTTTTTTACAAGAAGTGTTCCACGACCATTGCCAATTTTGCCGTCTTCCCAGAGACAGCCACAGGAGCCGAGGCCACGTCACTAGTCATTGCCCCTGGCACTTGTGTGCCAAATGCTCTGGAGGTGTCTGTACCTCTGAAACTCTACTGCAATGGGGATGGAGAGTGGATGGTTCCTGTAGGTTCCTGTACTTGCATGCCTGGATTCGAGCCTGCAGTTAAGGAGACGCAGTGTCAAG CTTGCAGTCCAGGCACCTTCAAGTCCAAGCAGGGTGAAGGCTTCTGCTCCCCGTGTCCGCCCAACAGTCGAACAAGTTCTGGAGCCGCCAGCATCTGCTCCTGCAGGACAGGCTACTATCGGGCGGACAATGACTCACCTGACTCAGGATGTACCA CTGTGCCCTCAGCTCCACGCAGTGTCATCTCAAGCGTAAATGAGACATCGCTTATACTTGAGTGGAGCGATCCACGTGAACAAGGTGGAAGGGAGGACCTTCTCTACAACGTCATCTGTAAGAAATGTCTGCCCGAACGTGGTACCTGCACACGGTGTGATGACAATGTGGATATCTCTCCACGCCACCTCGGGCTTACTGAGAGACACGTGACGGTCAGAAACCTTCAGGCTCACACCCAGTACAGCTTTGAGATTCAGGCCGTCAATGGAGTCTCCAACAAGAGTCCCTATGCACCGCAGTTTGCCTCTGTTAACATCACCACCAACCAGGCTG CTCCCTCTGCAGTTCCTACTGTCCACCTGatgggggcctcagccaacacCATGAGTCTTTCCTGGCTCCCCCCTGAAAAACCAAATGGCATCATCTTGGATTACGAGATTAAATACCATGAGAAG GACCAGGGAGAAGCTATTGCCCACACCATGACAGCCCAGCGTAGCTCTGCACGCATTGAGGGTTTGAAGCCAGGCACGCCGTATGTGGTGCAGGTTCGAGCCCGAACGGTGGCAGGGTATGGCCGCTATAGCAGTCCTACCGACTTCAGCACCAACCACCAGC CTGATGCAGACAAGACTCTACAGGAGCAGTTACCCCTCATTGTGGGCTCTCTAACAGCTGGGCTGGTGTTCATCATTGTTGTAGTTGTTATTGCCATTGTCTGCCTCAG GAAGCAACGCAATGGCTCAGAATCAGAATACACAGAAAAACTGCAACAATACA AATCCCCTATAGTCACTCCGGGGATGAAGGTCTACATTGACCCATTCACCTACGAGGACCCAAATGAGGCCATCCGCGAGTTTGCCAAAGAGATTGACGTCTCCTGTGTGAAAATCGAGGAGGTCATTGGCGCAG GAGAGTTTGGAGAGGTGTGCCGTGGTCGTCTGAAGCTCCCTGGACGACGTGAGATCATTGTGGCCATCAAGACTCTGAAGGCAGGCTACACAGAGCGCCAAAGAAGAGACTTCCTGAGTGAGGCCAGCATCATGGGCCAGTTTGATCATCCTAATATTATTCGCCTGGAAGGAGTGGTGACAAAGAGTCGGCCTGTCATGATTGTCACAGAATTCATGGAGAACGGAGCACTGGATTCTTTTCTCCGG CTAAATGATGGACAGTTCACAGTCATCCAGCTCGTCGGTATGTTGAGAGGCATTGCAGCTGGCATGAAATATCTGTCAGACATGAACTACGTGCACCGTGATCTGGCTGCTCGTAACATTTTGGTCAACAGCAACCTGGTGTGTAAGGTGTCCGATTTTGGTCTTTCTCGTTTCTTGGAGGATGATCCCACTGACCCCACCTACACCAGCTCATTG GGAGGAAAGATCCCTATTCGCTGGACAGCCCCAGAAGCTATTGCTTATAGGAAGTTCACCTCAGCCAGTGATGTCTGGAGCTACGGCATTGTGATGTGGGAGGTGATGTCTTACGGCGAGCGCCCATACTGGGACATGAGCAACCAAGAT GTGATCAATGCAGTGGAGCAGGACTACCGACTGCCCCCGCCCATGGACTGCCCTACTGCCTTGCATCAACTTATGCTAGACTGCTGGGTGAAAGAAAGAAACTTAAGACCTAAGTTCTCCCAGATCGTCAACACCCTGGACAAACTTATTCGCAATGCCGCCAGCCTTAAGGTGGTCACCAGCACACATTCTGG GGCCTCCCAGCCGCTCCTCGACCGCTGTGTGCCTGACTATACCACCTTCACCACTGTGGGCGACTGGCTGGATGCCATCAAGATGAGCCGCTACCGAGACAACTTCCTCAATGCTGGCTTTGCTTCTTTTGACTTGGTTGCCCAGATGACTGCAGA AGATCTCTTACGGATAGGCGTGACATTAGCCGGCCACCAAAAGAAGATTCTCGGCAGCATTCAAGACATGAGACTGCAAATGAACCAAACGCTGCCCGTCCAGGTCTGA
- the LOC137040626 gene encoding ephrin type-B receptor 3-like isoform X5, whose amino-acid sequence MTMDYLLFLCGVLLPLSSAVEETLMDTKWATTELAWTSHPETGWEEVSGYDDAMNPIRTYQVCNVRELNQNNWLRSDFIPRKDVLRVYVEMKFTVRDCNSIPNIPGSCKETFNLFYYESDSDSATATSPFWMENPYVKVDTIAPDESFSMLESGRVNTKIRSFGPLSKAGFYLAFQDLGACMSLISVRVFYKKCSTTIANFAVFPETATGAEATSLVIAPGTCVPNALEVSVPLKLYCNGDGEWMVPVGSCTCMPGFEPAVKETQCQACSPGTFKSKQGEGFCSPCPPNSRTSSGAASICSCRTGYYRADNDSPDSGCTTVPSAPRSVISSVNETSLILEWSDPREQGGREDLLYNVICKKCLPERGTCTRCDDNVDISPRHLGLTERHVTVRNLQAHTQYSFEIQAVNGVSNKSPYAPQFASVNITTNQAAPSAVPTVHLMGASANTMSLSWLPPEKPNGIILDYEIKYHEKDQGEAIAHTMTAQRSSARIEGLKPGTPYVVQVRARTVAGYGRYSSPTDFSTNHQPDADKTLQEQLPLIVGSLTAGLVFIIVVVVIAIVCLRKQRNGSESEYTEKLQQYKSPIVTPGMKVYIDPFTYEDPNEAIREFAKEIDVSCVKIEEVIGAGNQQHKLLSNRGKTARHTQAIPLEDFTPSGEFGEVCRGRLKLPGRREIIVAIKTLKAGYTERQRRDFLSEASIMGQFDHPNIIRLEGVVTKSRPVMIVTEFMENGALDSFLRLNDGQFTVIQLVGMLRGIAAGMKYLSDMNYVHRDLAARNILVNSNLVCKVSDFGLSRFLEDDPTDPTYTSSLGGKIPIRWTAPEAIAYRKFTSASDVWSYGIVMWEVMSYGERPYWDMSNQDVINAVEQDYRLPPPMDCPTALHQLMLDCWVKERNLRPKFSQIVNTLDKLIRNAASLKVVTSTHSGDLLRIGVTLAGHQKKILGSIQDMRLQMNQTLPVQV is encoded by the exons aAACACTTATGGACACCAAATGGGCCACCACTGAACTGGCATGGACCTCACATCCTGAGACTGGG TGGGAGGAAGTTAGCGGTTACGACGATGCCATGAACCCCATCCGAACATACCAAGTGTGCAATGTTCGTGAGCTCAACCAGAACAATTGGCTGCGCAGCGACTTCATCCCTCGAAAGGATGTTCTCCGTGTTTATGTGGAGATGAAGTTCACTGTACGAGATTGCAACAGTATTCCCAACATTCCAGGATCATGTAAAGAGACCTTCAATCTGTTCTACTATGAGTCCGACTCAGATTCAGCCACCGCCACCAGTCCTTTTTGGATGGAGAATCCGTACGTTAAGGTGGACACCATTGCTCCTGATGAGAGCTTCTCTATGTTGGAGTCTGGTCGGGTCAACACCAAGATTCGCAGCTTTGGTCCACTTTCCAAGGCCGGCTTCTATCTGGCTTTCCAGGACCTGGGCGCCTGCATGTCTTTGATCTCTGTCCGAGTTTTTTACAAGAAGTGTTCCACGACCATTGCCAATTTTGCCGTCTTCCCAGAGACAGCCACAGGAGCCGAGGCCACGTCACTAGTCATTGCCCCTGGCACTTGTGTGCCAAATGCTCTGGAGGTGTCTGTACCTCTGAAACTCTACTGCAATGGGGATGGAGAGTGGATGGTTCCTGTAGGTTCCTGTACTTGCATGCCTGGATTCGAGCCTGCAGTTAAGGAGACGCAGTGTCAAG CTTGCAGTCCAGGCACCTTCAAGTCCAAGCAGGGTGAAGGCTTCTGCTCCCCGTGTCCGCCCAACAGTCGAACAAGTTCTGGAGCCGCCAGCATCTGCTCCTGCAGGACAGGCTACTATCGGGCGGACAATGACTCACCTGACTCAGGATGTACCA CTGTGCCCTCAGCTCCACGCAGTGTCATCTCAAGCGTAAATGAGACATCGCTTATACTTGAGTGGAGCGATCCACGTGAACAAGGTGGAAGGGAGGACCTTCTCTACAACGTCATCTGTAAGAAATGTCTGCCCGAACGTGGTACCTGCACACGGTGTGATGACAATGTGGATATCTCTCCACGCCACCTCGGGCTTACTGAGAGACACGTGACGGTCAGAAACCTTCAGGCTCACACCCAGTACAGCTTTGAGATTCAGGCCGTCAATGGAGTCTCCAACAAGAGTCCCTATGCACCGCAGTTTGCCTCTGTTAACATCACCACCAACCAGGCTG CTCCCTCTGCAGTTCCTACTGTCCACCTGatgggggcctcagccaacacCATGAGTCTTTCCTGGCTCCCCCCTGAAAAACCAAATGGCATCATCTTGGATTACGAGATTAAATACCATGAGAAG GACCAGGGAGAAGCTATTGCCCACACCATGACAGCCCAGCGTAGCTCTGCACGCATTGAGGGTTTGAAGCCAGGCACGCCGTATGTGGTGCAGGTTCGAGCCCGAACGGTGGCAGGGTATGGCCGCTATAGCAGTCCTACCGACTTCAGCACCAACCACCAGC CTGATGCAGACAAGACTCTACAGGAGCAGTTACCCCTCATTGTGGGCTCTCTAACAGCTGGGCTGGTGTTCATCATTGTTGTAGTTGTTATTGCCATTGTCTGCCTCAG GAAGCAACGCAATGGCTCAGAATCAGAATACACAGAAAAACTGCAACAATACA AATCCCCTATAGTCACTCCGGGGATGAAGGTCTACATTGACCCATTCACCTACGAGGACCCAAATGAGGCCATCCGCGAGTTTGCCAAAGAGATTGACGTCTCCTGTGTGAAAATCGAGGAGGTCATTGGCGCAGGTAACCAACAACACAAGCTCCTGAGCAACAGGGGGAAGACAGCTAGGCACACCCAGGCCATACCTTTAGAGGACTTCACACCAAGCG GAGAGTTTGGAGAGGTGTGCCGTGGTCGTCTGAAGCTCCCTGGACGACGTGAGATCATTGTGGCCATCAAGACTCTGAAGGCAGGCTACACAGAGCGCCAAAGAAGAGACTTCCTGAGTGAGGCCAGCATCATGGGCCAGTTTGATCATCCTAATATTATTCGCCTGGAAGGAGTGGTGACAAAGAGTCGGCCTGTCATGATTGTCACAGAATTCATGGAGAACGGAGCACTGGATTCTTTTCTCCGG CTAAATGATGGACAGTTCACAGTCATCCAGCTCGTCGGTATGTTGAGAGGCATTGCAGCTGGCATGAAATATCTGTCAGACATGAACTACGTGCACCGTGATCTGGCTGCTCGTAACATTTTGGTCAACAGCAACCTGGTGTGTAAGGTGTCCGATTTTGGTCTTTCTCGTTTCTTGGAGGATGATCCCACTGACCCCACCTACACCAGCTCATTG GGAGGAAAGATCCCTATTCGCTGGACAGCCCCAGAAGCTATTGCTTATAGGAAGTTCACCTCAGCCAGTGATGTCTGGAGCTACGGCATTGTGATGTGGGAGGTGATGTCTTACGGCGAGCGCCCATACTGGGACATGAGCAACCAAGAT GTGATCAATGCAGTGGAGCAGGACTACCGACTGCCCCCGCCCATGGACTGCCCTACTGCCTTGCATCAACTTATGCTAGACTGCTGGGTGAAAGAAAGAAACTTAAGACCTAAGTTCTCCCAGATCGTCAACACCCTGGACAAACTTATTCGCAATGCCGCCAGCCTTAAGGTGGTCACCAGCACACATTCTGG AGATCTCTTACGGATAGGCGTGACATTAGCCGGCCACCAAAAGAAGATTCTCGGCAGCATTCAAGACATGAGACTGCAAATGAACCAAACGCTGCCCGTCCAGGTCTGA